In Rissa tridactyla isolate bRisTri1 chromosome 22, bRisTri1.patW.cur.20221130, whole genome shotgun sequence, a single genomic region encodes these proteins:
- the PIP5K1C gene encoding phosphatidylinositol 4-phosphate 5-kinase type-1 gamma isoform X6 has translation MMSGPSLPGQPGQGKKIGHRGVDASGETTYKKTTSSTLKGAIQLGIGYTVGNLSSKPERDVLMQDFYVVESIFFPSEGSNLTPAHHYADFRFKTYAPVAFRYFRELFGIRPDDYLYSLCNEPLIELSNPGASGSLFYVTSDDEFIIKTVMHKEAEFLQKLLPGYYMNLNQNPRTLLPKFYGLYCVQSGGKNIRVVVMNNILPRVVKMHLKFDLKGSTYKRRASKKEKEKSSPTYKDLDFIQDMPEGLMLDADTFSALVKTLQRDCLVLESFKIMDYSLLLGVHNIDQQERERQSEGAHSTSDEKRPVGQKALYSTAMESIQGGAARGESIDTDDTMGGIPAVNGKGERLLLHVGIIDILQSYRFIKKLEHTWKALVHDGDTVSVHRPSFYAERFFKFMTNTVFRKNSSLKSSPSKKGRSALLAVKTAGPTAAFSASQLPSEKDETQYDLRAARSYPTLDDEGAKLNQDRGEGRPDLLPCTPPSFEEATTASIATTLSSTSLSVPERSPSETSEQPRYRRRTHSSGQDGRSHEEVRVEEELQQISVELEPKCDVEIVAPKEDDKEEAASSACAVVTSAATIEVETASQASEPASQASDEDDVPVTDIYFPTDERSWVYSPLHYSAQLHSVSDEESDT, from the exons GGACCGTCGTTACCAGGACAGCCCGGCCAGGGGAAGAAGATAGGTCATCGAGGCGTTGATGCATCTGGTGAAACCACCTACAAAAAG ACCACCTCATCCACTCTGAAGGGGGCCATCCAGCTAGGGATTGGATATACTGTCGGCAATCTGAGCTCCAAGCCAGAGAGAGATGTCCTGATGCAGGACTTCTACGTGGTGGAGAGCATTTTTTTCCCGAG CGAAGGCAGTAACCTCACCCCGGCTCACCATTACGCTGACTTCAGGTTCAAGACTTACGCGCCAGTGGCTTTTCGGTACTTCCGAGAACTCTTTGGGATTCGTCCAGATGATTATTTG TATTCGTTATGTAACGAGCCTCTGATAGAGCTGTCGAACCCTGGTGCCAGCGGCTCCCTCTTCTATGTCACCAGCGACGATGAATTCATCATAAAAACTGTGATGCACAAGGAAGCTGAATTTCTACAGAAGCTCCTTCCTGGCTACTACATG AATCTGAACCAGAACCCACGCACTCTGCTGCCGAAGTTTTACGGACTGTATTGTGTGCAATCGGGGGGCAAAAACATCCGCGTGGTCGTGATGAACAACATTCTGCCTCGCGTGGTGAAAATGCACCTGAAATTTGACCTGAAAGGCTCAACCTATAAACGCCGGGCatccaagaaggaaaaagaaaagtccagCCCTACGTACAAGGATCTAGACTTCATACAAGACATGCCCGAGGGCCTGATGTTGGATGCAGACACTTTCAGTGCATTGGTGAAAACGTTGCAACGAGACTGTCTG GTGTTGGAAAGTTTTAAAATCATGGACTACAGCCTCCTGCTCGGGGTTCATAACATAGACCAGCAAGAACGGGAGCGACAGTCTGAGGGAGCCCACAGCACGTCGGATGAGAAGCGTCCCGTGGGGCAGAAGGCACTTTACTCCACGGCCATGGAGTCCATCCAGggtggggctgcccggggggagTCCATAGACACAGACGACAC GATGGGAGGAATCCCAGCCGTGAACGGCAAAGGAGAGCGTCTCCTGCTACATGTAGGGATAATAGATATCCTTCAGTCATACAG GTTCATCAAGAAGCTAGAACATACCTGGAAGGCCCTTGTCCATGACGGG GACACGGTGTCAGTACACAGACCCAGCTTTTATGCAGAGAGATTCTTCAAATTCATGACCAACACGGTGTTTCGAAAGAATTCCT CTCTGAAGTCATCTCCCTCAAAGAAAGGGCGTAGTGCCTTGCTCGCTGTCAAGACGGCTGGTCCAACAGCAGCGTTCTCAGCCAGCCAGCTCCCCTCTGAAAAGGACGAAACGCAGTATGATCTCCGTGCGGCCAGGAGTTACCCCACACTTGACGATGAAG GTGCTAAACTTAACCAGGACAGGGGAGAAG GCAGGCCAGACCTGCTGCCCTGCACACCTCCTTCCTTTGAAGAAGCTACTACGGCCTCCATAGCCACGACACTATCTTCAACATCTCTCTCTGTTCCTGAGCGATCCCCTTCGGAGACCTCTGAGCAGCCCAGGTACAG GAGGCGCACACACTCCTCAGGGCAGGATGGCAG GTCGCACGAGGAGGTGCGGGTTgaggaggagctgcagcagatCAGTGTCGAGCTGGAGCCCAAGTGTGATGTTGAGATCGTCGCTCCCAAAGAAGATGACAAAGA AGAGGCGGCTTCTTCAGCCTGTGCCGTTGTAACGTCAGCAGCTACGATAGAGGTGGAGACAGCCAGCCAGGCCTCCGAACCAGCCAGCCAGGCCTCCGATGAAGATGACGTGCCAGTCACAGACATATACTTT
- the PIP5K1C gene encoding phosphatidylinositol 4-phosphate 5-kinase type-1 gamma isoform X3: MFLQCDCKGNRRFSVFSLLNYSSPSSQEKLQWSVLVGWDPLAGDAKLILPLSKGLAPKKAAVTEGPSLPGQPGQGKKIGHRGVDASGETTYKKTTSSTLKGAIQLGIGYTVGNLSSKPERDVLMQDFYVVESIFFPSEGSNLTPAHHYADFRFKTYAPVAFRYFRELFGIRPDDYLYSLCNEPLIELSNPGASGSLFYVTSDDEFIIKTVMHKEAEFLQKLLPGYYMNLNQNPRTLLPKFYGLYCVQSGGKNIRVVVMNNILPRVVKMHLKFDLKGSTYKRRASKKEKEKSSPTYKDLDFIQDMPEGLMLDADTFSALVKTLQRDCLVLESFKIMDYSLLLGVHNIDQQERERQSEGAHSTSDEKRPVGQKALYSTAMESIQGGAARGESIDTDDTMGGIPAVNGKGERLLLHVGIIDILQSYRFIKKLEHTWKALVHDGDTVSVHRPSFYAERFFKFMTNTVFRKNSSLKSSPSKKGRSALLAVKTAGPTAAFSASQLPSEKDETQYDLRAARSYPTLDDEGAKLNQDRGEGRPDLLPCTPPSFEEATTASIATTLSSTSLSVPERSPSETSEQPRYRRRTHSSGQDGRSHEEVRVEEELQQISVELEPKCDVEIVAPKEDDKEEAASSACAVVTSAATIEVETASQASEPASQASDEDDVPVTDIYFAEALGDAVEI, translated from the exons GGACCGTCGTTACCAGGACAGCCCGGCCAGGGGAAGAAGATAGGTCATCGAGGCGTTGATGCATCTGGTGAAACCACCTACAAAAAG ACCACCTCATCCACTCTGAAGGGGGCCATCCAGCTAGGGATTGGATATACTGTCGGCAATCTGAGCTCCAAGCCAGAGAGAGATGTCCTGATGCAGGACTTCTACGTGGTGGAGAGCATTTTTTTCCCGAG CGAAGGCAGTAACCTCACCCCGGCTCACCATTACGCTGACTTCAGGTTCAAGACTTACGCGCCAGTGGCTTTTCGGTACTTCCGAGAACTCTTTGGGATTCGTCCAGATGATTATTTG TATTCGTTATGTAACGAGCCTCTGATAGAGCTGTCGAACCCTGGTGCCAGCGGCTCCCTCTTCTATGTCACCAGCGACGATGAATTCATCATAAAAACTGTGATGCACAAGGAAGCTGAATTTCTACAGAAGCTCCTTCCTGGCTACTACATG AATCTGAACCAGAACCCACGCACTCTGCTGCCGAAGTTTTACGGACTGTATTGTGTGCAATCGGGGGGCAAAAACATCCGCGTGGTCGTGATGAACAACATTCTGCCTCGCGTGGTGAAAATGCACCTGAAATTTGACCTGAAAGGCTCAACCTATAAACGCCGGGCatccaagaaggaaaaagaaaagtccagCCCTACGTACAAGGATCTAGACTTCATACAAGACATGCCCGAGGGCCTGATGTTGGATGCAGACACTTTCAGTGCATTGGTGAAAACGTTGCAACGAGACTGTCTG GTGTTGGAAAGTTTTAAAATCATGGACTACAGCCTCCTGCTCGGGGTTCATAACATAGACCAGCAAGAACGGGAGCGACAGTCTGAGGGAGCCCACAGCACGTCGGATGAGAAGCGTCCCGTGGGGCAGAAGGCACTTTACTCCACGGCCATGGAGTCCATCCAGggtggggctgcccggggggagTCCATAGACACAGACGACAC GATGGGAGGAATCCCAGCCGTGAACGGCAAAGGAGAGCGTCTCCTGCTACATGTAGGGATAATAGATATCCTTCAGTCATACAG GTTCATCAAGAAGCTAGAACATACCTGGAAGGCCCTTGTCCATGACGGG GACACGGTGTCAGTACACAGACCCAGCTTTTATGCAGAGAGATTCTTCAAATTCATGACCAACACGGTGTTTCGAAAGAATTCCT CTCTGAAGTCATCTCCCTCAAAGAAAGGGCGTAGTGCCTTGCTCGCTGTCAAGACGGCTGGTCCAACAGCAGCGTTCTCAGCCAGCCAGCTCCCCTCTGAAAAGGACGAAACGCAGTATGATCTCCGTGCGGCCAGGAGTTACCCCACACTTGACGATGAAG GTGCTAAACTTAACCAGGACAGGGGAGAAG GCAGGCCAGACCTGCTGCCCTGCACACCTCCTTCCTTTGAAGAAGCTACTACGGCCTCCATAGCCACGACACTATCTTCAACATCTCTCTCTGTTCCTGAGCGATCCCCTTCGGAGACCTCTGAGCAGCCCAGGTACAG GAGGCGCACACACTCCTCAGGGCAGGATGGCAG GTCGCACGAGGAGGTGCGGGTTgaggaggagctgcagcagatCAGTGTCGAGCTGGAGCCCAAGTGTGATGTTGAGATCGTCGCTCCCAAAGAAGATGACAAAGA AGAGGCGGCTTCTTCAGCCTGTGCCGTTGTAACGTCAGCAGCTACGATAGAGGTGGAGACAGCCAGCCAGGCCTCCGAACCAGCCAGCCAGGCCTCCGATGAAGATGACGTGCCAGTCACAGACATATACTTT gcAGAGGCGTTAGGTGATGCAGTGGAAATCTAG
- the PIP5K1C gene encoding phosphatidylinositol 4-phosphate 5-kinase type-1 gamma isoform X5, protein MFLQCDCKGNRRFSVFSLLNYSSPSSQEKLQWSVLVGWDPLAGDAKLILPLSKGLAPKKAAVTEGPSLPGQPGQGKKIGHRGVDASGETTYKKTTSSTLKGAIQLGIGYTVGNLSSKPERDVLMQDFYVVESIFFPSEGSNLTPAHHYADFRFKTYAPVAFRYFRELFGIRPDDYLYSLCNEPLIELSNPGASGSLFYVTSDDEFIIKTVMHKEAEFLQKLLPGYYMNLNQNPRTLLPKFYGLYCVQSGGKNIRVVVMNNILPRVVKMHLKFDLKGSTYKRRASKKEKEKSSPTYKDLDFIQDMPEGLMLDADTFSALVKTLQRDCLVLESFKIMDYSLLLGVHNIDQQERERQSEGAHSTSDEKRPVGQKALYSTAMESIQGGAARGESIDTDDTMGGIPAVNGKGERLLLHVGIIDILQSYRFIKKLEHTWKALVHDGDTVSVHRPSFYAERFFKFMTNTVFRKNSSLKSSPSKKGRSALLAVKTAGPTAAFSASQLPSEKDETQYDLRAARSYPTLDDEGAKLNQDRGEGRPDLLPCTPPSFEEATTASIATTLSSTSLSVPERSPSETSEQPRYRRRTHSSGQDGRSHEEVRVEEELQQISVELEPKCDVEIVAPKEDDKEEAASSACAVVTSAATIEVETASQASEPASQASDEDDVPVTDIYF, encoded by the exons GGACCGTCGTTACCAGGACAGCCCGGCCAGGGGAAGAAGATAGGTCATCGAGGCGTTGATGCATCTGGTGAAACCACCTACAAAAAG ACCACCTCATCCACTCTGAAGGGGGCCATCCAGCTAGGGATTGGATATACTGTCGGCAATCTGAGCTCCAAGCCAGAGAGAGATGTCCTGATGCAGGACTTCTACGTGGTGGAGAGCATTTTTTTCCCGAG CGAAGGCAGTAACCTCACCCCGGCTCACCATTACGCTGACTTCAGGTTCAAGACTTACGCGCCAGTGGCTTTTCGGTACTTCCGAGAACTCTTTGGGATTCGTCCAGATGATTATTTG TATTCGTTATGTAACGAGCCTCTGATAGAGCTGTCGAACCCTGGTGCCAGCGGCTCCCTCTTCTATGTCACCAGCGACGATGAATTCATCATAAAAACTGTGATGCACAAGGAAGCTGAATTTCTACAGAAGCTCCTTCCTGGCTACTACATG AATCTGAACCAGAACCCACGCACTCTGCTGCCGAAGTTTTACGGACTGTATTGTGTGCAATCGGGGGGCAAAAACATCCGCGTGGTCGTGATGAACAACATTCTGCCTCGCGTGGTGAAAATGCACCTGAAATTTGACCTGAAAGGCTCAACCTATAAACGCCGGGCatccaagaaggaaaaagaaaagtccagCCCTACGTACAAGGATCTAGACTTCATACAAGACATGCCCGAGGGCCTGATGTTGGATGCAGACACTTTCAGTGCATTGGTGAAAACGTTGCAACGAGACTGTCTG GTGTTGGAAAGTTTTAAAATCATGGACTACAGCCTCCTGCTCGGGGTTCATAACATAGACCAGCAAGAACGGGAGCGACAGTCTGAGGGAGCCCACAGCACGTCGGATGAGAAGCGTCCCGTGGGGCAGAAGGCACTTTACTCCACGGCCATGGAGTCCATCCAGggtggggctgcccggggggagTCCATAGACACAGACGACAC GATGGGAGGAATCCCAGCCGTGAACGGCAAAGGAGAGCGTCTCCTGCTACATGTAGGGATAATAGATATCCTTCAGTCATACAG GTTCATCAAGAAGCTAGAACATACCTGGAAGGCCCTTGTCCATGACGGG GACACGGTGTCAGTACACAGACCCAGCTTTTATGCAGAGAGATTCTTCAAATTCATGACCAACACGGTGTTTCGAAAGAATTCCT CTCTGAAGTCATCTCCCTCAAAGAAAGGGCGTAGTGCCTTGCTCGCTGTCAAGACGGCTGGTCCAACAGCAGCGTTCTCAGCCAGCCAGCTCCCCTCTGAAAAGGACGAAACGCAGTATGATCTCCGTGCGGCCAGGAGTTACCCCACACTTGACGATGAAG GTGCTAAACTTAACCAGGACAGGGGAGAAG GCAGGCCAGACCTGCTGCCCTGCACACCTCCTTCCTTTGAAGAAGCTACTACGGCCTCCATAGCCACGACACTATCTTCAACATCTCTCTCTGTTCCTGAGCGATCCCCTTCGGAGACCTCTGAGCAGCCCAGGTACAG GAGGCGCACACACTCCTCAGGGCAGGATGGCAG GTCGCACGAGGAGGTGCGGGTTgaggaggagctgcagcagatCAGTGTCGAGCTGGAGCCCAAGTGTGATGTTGAGATCGTCGCTCCCAAAGAAGATGACAAAGA AGAGGCGGCTTCTTCAGCCTGTGCCGTTGTAACGTCAGCAGCTACGATAGAGGTGGAGACAGCCAGCCAGGCCTCCGAACCAGCCAGCCAGGCCTCCGATGAAGATGACGTGCCAGTCACAGACATATACTTT
- the PIP5K1C gene encoding phosphatidylinositol 4-phosphate 5-kinase type-1 gamma isoform X7, whose product MQDFYVVESIFFPSEGSNLTPAHHYADFRFKTYAPVAFRYFRELFGIRPDDYLYSLCNEPLIELSNPGASGSLFYVTSDDEFIIKTVMHKEAEFLQKLLPGYYMNLNQNPRTLLPKFYGLYCVQSGGKNIRVVVMNNILPRVVKMHLKFDLKGSTYKRRASKKEKEKSSPTYKDLDFIQDMPEGLMLDADTFSALVKTLQRDCLVLESFKIMDYSLLLGVHNIDQQERERQSEGAHSTSDEKRPVGQKALYSTAMESIQGGAARGESIDTDDTMGGIPAVNGKGERLLLHVGIIDILQSYRFIKKLEHTWKALVHDGDTVSVHRPSFYAERFFKFMTNTVFRKNSSLKSSPSKKGRSALLAVKTAGPTAAFSASQLPSEKDETQYDLRAARSYPTLDDEGAKLNQDRGEGRPDLLPCTPPSFEEATTASIATTLSSTSLSVPERSPSETSEQPRYRRRTHSSGQDGRSHEEVRVEEELQQISVELEPKCDVEIVAPKEDDKEEAASSACAVVTSAATIEVETASQASEPASQASDEDDVPVTDIYFPTDERSWVYSPLHYSAQLHSVSDEESDT is encoded by the exons ATGCAGGACTTCTACGTGGTGGAGAGCATTTTTTTCCCGAG CGAAGGCAGTAACCTCACCCCGGCTCACCATTACGCTGACTTCAGGTTCAAGACTTACGCGCCAGTGGCTTTTCGGTACTTCCGAGAACTCTTTGGGATTCGTCCAGATGATTATTTG TATTCGTTATGTAACGAGCCTCTGATAGAGCTGTCGAACCCTGGTGCCAGCGGCTCCCTCTTCTATGTCACCAGCGACGATGAATTCATCATAAAAACTGTGATGCACAAGGAAGCTGAATTTCTACAGAAGCTCCTTCCTGGCTACTACATG AATCTGAACCAGAACCCACGCACTCTGCTGCCGAAGTTTTACGGACTGTATTGTGTGCAATCGGGGGGCAAAAACATCCGCGTGGTCGTGATGAACAACATTCTGCCTCGCGTGGTGAAAATGCACCTGAAATTTGACCTGAAAGGCTCAACCTATAAACGCCGGGCatccaagaaggaaaaagaaaagtccagCCCTACGTACAAGGATCTAGACTTCATACAAGACATGCCCGAGGGCCTGATGTTGGATGCAGACACTTTCAGTGCATTGGTGAAAACGTTGCAACGAGACTGTCTG GTGTTGGAAAGTTTTAAAATCATGGACTACAGCCTCCTGCTCGGGGTTCATAACATAGACCAGCAAGAACGGGAGCGACAGTCTGAGGGAGCCCACAGCACGTCGGATGAGAAGCGTCCCGTGGGGCAGAAGGCACTTTACTCCACGGCCATGGAGTCCATCCAGggtggggctgcccggggggagTCCATAGACACAGACGACAC GATGGGAGGAATCCCAGCCGTGAACGGCAAAGGAGAGCGTCTCCTGCTACATGTAGGGATAATAGATATCCTTCAGTCATACAG GTTCATCAAGAAGCTAGAACATACCTGGAAGGCCCTTGTCCATGACGGG GACACGGTGTCAGTACACAGACCCAGCTTTTATGCAGAGAGATTCTTCAAATTCATGACCAACACGGTGTTTCGAAAGAATTCCT CTCTGAAGTCATCTCCCTCAAAGAAAGGGCGTAGTGCCTTGCTCGCTGTCAAGACGGCTGGTCCAACAGCAGCGTTCTCAGCCAGCCAGCTCCCCTCTGAAAAGGACGAAACGCAGTATGATCTCCGTGCGGCCAGGAGTTACCCCACACTTGACGATGAAG GTGCTAAACTTAACCAGGACAGGGGAGAAG GCAGGCCAGACCTGCTGCCCTGCACACCTCCTTCCTTTGAAGAAGCTACTACGGCCTCCATAGCCACGACACTATCTTCAACATCTCTCTCTGTTCCTGAGCGATCCCCTTCGGAGACCTCTGAGCAGCCCAGGTACAG GAGGCGCACACACTCCTCAGGGCAGGATGGCAG GTCGCACGAGGAGGTGCGGGTTgaggaggagctgcagcagatCAGTGTCGAGCTGGAGCCCAAGTGTGATGTTGAGATCGTCGCTCCCAAAGAAGATGACAAAGA AGAGGCGGCTTCTTCAGCCTGTGCCGTTGTAACGTCAGCAGCTACGATAGAGGTGGAGACAGCCAGCCAGGCCTCCGAACCAGCCAGCCAGGCCTCCGATGAAGATGACGTGCCAGTCACAGACATATACTTT